The nucleotide window TATGGGGTGTGTTACTGTGATGGATCGATGGAGGGGTGCCGTCCGTGTAAGCGAGACAGTACAGGAGGGAAGCTTTTCTCTGCCCCCTTTTCTGCTTCTTAGCTTCATGTTGACGATACAAGACACgctgtctccctcccgcACAGACCCTGACGCGTACGCACCCGCTCTCTGTAAAGGCCTTCATCTTTCTCACCTGCTCGACCCCTTCCTCTGTTTCTCACGATGAGACGCCCTCCCACACGTACTCCGAAAGTTCAAACGTAAAGCTTCGCATTGCTCACTTTCTACACTTTATTCCGCCATCTTGCGTCGTGACTCCGCGCACTATAGATTGCCGTTTAGcgcctccactgcctccCACGCTTTTTCTCCGGTGTCCGTGCCGCTGAATGACAACGCCGAACGGAGTGCACAAGACACACACTTGGATTTCTTCGCGCTTTCTATTTCCATCTTGAGCCGCTCATCTCGTCGTACTCTAACCTCCCCTTCCTGAAAGGCAAGCAATCAACAATGAACGGGCAACAACCGGTGATTGTGGTGAACCAGCGCGTGGAGCGCGAGTCTGGCCGCAGGGCGCAGATGAGCAACATCGAGGCAGCGAAGACGGTCGCTAGTCTCATCAGCAGCACGCTGGGTCCGTGTGCCATGCTGAAGATGATCATAGACCCCATGGGGGGCACAGTTCTGACGAACGATGGCAACTGCATCCTGCGCGAGATCGACGTAGTGCACCCCGCGGCGAAGCACATGCTGGAGCTCGCCCGCGCTcaggacgaggaggtgggtgACGGGACGACCTCAGTGATTATCCTGACGGGCGAGATTCTCAGCCTGGCGCAGCCGTTGCTTGAGCGCAACATCCATCCGCTCAAGATTGTGAAGGGCTTCACCCAAGCGCTGTCtgacgcgctggcggcggtggagaagATCGCCACCTCGATTGATCCCGAGGACAAGGAGCAACTAGAGGATGTGGTGCGCGCCTGCCTTGGCACCAAGTTCAACTcccgcgaggaggagctgatgtGCCGCATGGCCGTTGAGGCAACGCTGCGTGTGGTGCAGGTGAACCCCATCACTGGAGTCAAGGACATCGACATCAAGCGCTACGCCAAAGTGGAGAAGATCCCCGGCGGCTCCATTACGGACAGCGTTGTGCTGGATGGCGTCATGTTCAATAAGGACCACATTCACTCGAAGATGCGCCGCGTCATCGAGAGCCCGCGCATCCTCTTGTTGGATTGCCCTCTGGAGTACAAGAAGCCGGAGACGACCATCAACGTGGAACTGACCAAGGACACCGACTGGGAGGCCCTGCTGAAACAGGAGGAGGACTACGTCCGCTCTATCTGCAACGTCATCATTTCCTTCAAGCCGGATGTAGTAATCACGGAGAAGGGCGCCTCTGACTTGGCGGCGCACTTCCTGTACAAGGCTGGCATCACCTGCatccgccgccttcgcaaGACAGACAACAACCGCATAGCCCGtgccaccggcgccaccaTCGTTAGCCGCGTGGAGGAGCTGACGCAGGAGCACATCGGAAAGGCGGGGCTATTTGAGATCAAGAAGATCGGTGATGAGTACTTTACCTTCATCACTGGCTGCCCAGGGGGCTCTGCGTGCAGTATCCTGCTTCGTGGCGCCAGCAAGGACACGCTGAATGAGATGGAGCGCAACCTGCATGACGCCATGTGCGTGGCGCGCAACATCATCCTCGAGCCGCGGATCGTCTACGGCGCTGCCTCGTGCGAGATGTCtgtctcctccaccctcaTGGCGAAAGCCAAGTCCATTGGCGGTGTGGAGCAGGCTGCGTAccaggcggtggcgatggcgctggaggtggtgccgCGCATTCTGACGAGCAACTGCGGCGCCAACGTGATTCGTGTGGTCACGGATCTCCGAGCACGCCACGCGAACCCGGAGGGGTGGTACTGGGGCATCGACGGCCACAGCGGGCACATTGTTGATGTGCGCACCATCAAGGTTATCGAGCCGGCTGCGGTGAAGGTTCAGGCGCTGAAGACTGCGATCGAGGCGGCATCCATGATTCTGCgcgtcgacgacgtcgtGTCCGGTACCAAGCTCCGCGAGGAGAAGCCGGCCGCGAAGCCGCAACAGCAGGATGAGGACCCCGATGGGTCTGCAGAGCCGTAAGAGGGAACACCTGGGGAGGCGGGAAAAGAACAACGCcgggagaggcagaggggcgAGGAGACGGGCATGGCGCCAAAAGTAGGACGTCCATCTGCATTCCatctgcccccctcctctctctctgtccttttttctctccatGCGCGTGCCACGCAGACGTATCAGTGTTTTATAATCGAAAGTTGTGCCAGGCGGAGCGGATTATGTGCGTTGATGTTGTGGGCAATTGTTTGTGATTGTGTGTGCCGTGATGCAGATTAAACGAGATGAGGCagaggggaaaaaaaggataGCGTTGCCGGGCAGGCGGCGGGGACGGAAAGGGCTGGCCAGGGAGACGTTGCAGGCAGAAAAAAGAGAGTGGGGGGGGCCACCGTGCAATACctttgtgcgcgcgtgtgttcATCACTTCCGCTTTAGCGTGAGTGCCTTgtttctgccgccgccccctaACCTTCTACACAAGCCAAGCACACAGAGGAAAAATGAGAAGCGATAGCGTGCCGGGACGCCACACATCCACGGACCCCTCTAACTTCTCCCCGTGCGCACGCGAGCACCCACAGCCGTGGATGGCGACGGGACAACAAGAAATGACTAGCCTTGAATCTATATAGAGTTGTCTTCTCTGTGAGCTTTGTCCCCCCCTCGCGGTCAGCTCGTGCCACCGACTGATGTGCGTGGATGCCTAGAAAGAAAAGCGCGCACCCCAAGCCTGCACACTTAGATGCATGACTGCACGAGCTGTGCGTTGTCGCTCGGATGAGTGCCTTTCTTTATCTGGGATCCATCGCTCTTCTTCGAATCGTGCTGCGTCGTTGGCAACTCAGCGCGGTACAACTGTAAGGtaagaggggaagaggaggagggcgtgtTGAAGCGAAtagcgggggggggaagacCCTTCATTTTCATCATCCCCTCTTCTTGTTTCGGGCTCTCCAATGCGCCATCACGcctttgcgtgcgtgcaagcgtgtgtgtgccgccttCGAAAACGAGAAAGGGCAACAACACCAGCTGCACCCGTAAGAGAGAACGAGATGGAGGCGggtggaggagtggggggggggcagtgggaggggggagccgACGGCGCGATGCGTTTCACAAGGAATAGCGTTCTACGTTAGCCCGTGGCCGTACCACACGTTCTTCTCCGTTGTTTGCGTCCCGTGTGTTGTCCCTCTGTGTGCTGTGTAAGTAACGGAAaaggagaaaacaaaacaaaacgcATGTTTGTGGGCGTTGTCCGTGTCCGTCTCCAAACCTCCAAGTaaacgggggggggggaaccGAAAGGCGAAGGGGAACAAGTAGAAGCACGGATGCACGTACCCCCGCACagcgagctgcagcaccggaCGTCGGGGCAGGCTGGTGAAACAGGCGCGAGCCTGCTGGGTTCAACGCGGCTTATACACAGGACTCAGCCATCCCTTCTTCCCTCACGAGCACCGAAAGTGCATCGACAGCGGATGGCGGAAGGGAGATGGGGAACGGGGGT belongs to Leishmania mexicana MHOM/GT/2001/U1103 complete genome, chromosome 23 and includes:
- a CDS encoding putative T-complex protein 1, gamma subunit: MNGQQPVIVVNQRVERESGRRAQMSNIEAAKTVASLISSTLGPCAMLKMIIDPMGGTVLTNDGNCILREIDVVHPAAKHMLELARAQDEEVGDGTTSVIILTGEILSLAQPLLERNIHPLKIVKGFTQALSDALAAVEKIATSIDPEDKEQLEDVVRACLGTKFNSREEELMCRMAVEATLRVVQVNPITGVKDIDIKRYAKVEKIPGGSITDSVVLDGVMFNKDHIHSKMRRVIESPRILLLDCPLEYKKPETTINVELTKDTDWEALLKQEEDYVRSICNVIISFKPDVVITEKGASDLAAHFLYKAGITCIRRLRKTDNNRIARATGATIVSRVEELTQEHIGKAGLFEIKKIGDEYFTFITGCPGGSACSILLRGASKDTLNEMERNLHDAMCVARNIILEPRIVYGAASCEMSVSSTLMAKAKSIGGVEQAAYQAVAMALEVVPRILTSNCGANVIRVVTDLRARHANPEGWYWGIDGHSGHIVDVRTIKVIEPAAVKVQALKTAIEAASMILRVDDVVSGTKLREEKPAAKPQQQDEDPDGSAEP